AAATTAATTATCATAACTACAACCATTAAAAATATTACAAATATTGTTTTTGGAATAAATGGTTTTAGATATGAGAATATTCTCAAAACAGTATTAATTTTTGTCATCATATCACCTCAGTCAAATCTTCAAAGTCTTTAAATTGTTCATTAAATATTTCATAATATTTTCCTTTTAGTTCTAATAATTCATCATGTTTTCCTCTTTCAACAATTTCACCATTTTCTAAAAAGATAATTTCATCAGCATTTTTTACAGCAGAAATTCTATGAGCAATAATAATTTTCGTGTTTTGTTTTTCTTTTGAATATATACTTTTTAATAGTTCATATTCTGTATCCATATCAAGTGCTGATGTAGCATCATCAAAAACTATAATAGGAGAATGTTTAATAATTCCTCTTGCAATAGTTAATCGTTGTTTTTGACCACCAGATAGTCCCAGTCCTCTTTCACCAACAACGGTATCGTATTTATCTGGTAGATTCATAATAAAATCATGTGCTTGAGCTTCAATACAAGCATTAATAATTTCTTCATCTGTAGCATCATCTTTTCCATATTTGATATTTTCTTTTATAGATTCAGAGAATAAAAATGTATCCTGGAAAATATAACTAATATTTTTTCTTAATGAATGTAAAGAAATATCTTTTATATTTATTCCATCAAGAAGTATTTCTCCTTCTTCAATCTCATAGAATCTTGATATTAAAGATACTAATGTACTCTTTCCTGAACCAGTTGGTCCCATTATAGCTAGTGTTTTTCCTTCTTCTATTTTAAAGCTAATATTTTTTAATACATATTCATTTTCATACTTAAAGCTGACGTTTTTAAATTCAAGTGTACCTTTTGCTTTATCTAAATTAATTCCATCAAAATTTTCCTCTTTTTCTCTTAATATCTTTTCAATTTTTTTAGCTGATGCATTAGCTTGAGATAAAATATTTGATAACCATCCAATTAATCTCATTGGCCAAACAATCATCCACATATATCCATTAAATGCAACTAATGTTCCTATTGAAATATTTTCATTTATTACAAACATACCACCAATTGTAATAACTAATATTAAAGCTGCGTTTCCTAAGAATTCTATAGTTGGAAAATATTTTCCCCATATTCTTGATTTCATTATGTTTAAATTATAATTTTCATCGTTTA
This DNA window, taken from Marinitoga litoralis, encodes the following:
- a CDS encoding ABC transporter ATP-binding protein, with protein sequence MKSVLKYVFNQKKFILIAAIGMIGGIIAELVLPYLNKIVIDNIIINKQYELLFSTLTAIFFITIFRALMGYVQEFTFDYVGSRISKELKYDVFKHIQNLPFKYFDKTNTGELMSRIGEDIDNIWMAFGFGIGLTIEFSLYFILGSIVLFYLNWKLALISLISAPFIAYLATKLEKEIGKAFDKISDQAAVINTTAQENISGVRLVKAFAREKHEILKFLKLNDENYNLNIMKSRIWGKYFPTIEFLGNAALILVITIGGMFVINENISIGTLVAFNGYMWMIVWPMRLIGWLSNILSQANASAKKIEKILREKEENFDGINLDKAKGTLEFKNVSFKYENEYVLKNISFKIEEGKTLAIMGPTGSGKSTLVSLISRFYEIEEGEILLDGINIKDISLHSLRKNISYIFQDTFLFSESIKENIKYGKDDATDEEIINACIEAQAHDFIMNLPDKYDTVVGERGLGLSGGQKQRLTIARGIIKHSPIIVFDDATSALDMDTEYELLKSIYSKEKQNTKIIIAHRISAVKNADEIIFLENGEIVERGKHDELLELKGKYYEIFNEQFKDFEDLTEVI